In a single window of the Candoia aspera isolate rCanAsp1 chromosome 14, rCanAsp1.hap2, whole genome shotgun sequence genome:
- the CIAO3 gene encoding cytosolic iron-sulfur assembly component 3 isoform X2 has protein sequence MAAAFSGALQLTELDDFIGPSQECIKPIKVDKKHGKAAAKIHIEDDGTYFQIDQAGGSQKLEKAKITLNDCLACSGCITSAESVLITQQSHEELCKMLNANKASNSPKKLVVVSVSPQSRASLAARFKLTPLDTAKKLTAFFKNLGVHFVFDTTFSRNFSLMESQREFLQRFQRRAEDKKALPMLAAACPGWICYAEKTHGTFITPHISTTRSPQQIMGSLVKDHFAKQQCLTPDQIYHVTVMPCYDKKLEASRPDFFIQEHQTREVDCVITTGEVLKLLDQEGLSLPEVNSVPLDSMFGSLLEEQLFGHYGGGSGGYLEHIFKYAAKELFGIPVKELHYKILKVLKWRGTDQSRR, from the exons GAATGCATAAAACCAATCAAAGTTGACAAGAAACATGGGAAAGCAGCAGCTAAGATCCAtattgaagatgatggaacttactTCCAAATTGACCAg GCTGGAGGGTCACAAAAATTGGAAAAGGCCAAAATTACTCTCAATGACTGTTTGGCTTGCAGTGGCTGCATCACGTCGGCGGAGAGTGTCCTAATCACTCAGCAGAGCCATGAAGAGCTCTGCAAAATGTTAAATGCCAATAAG GCATCCAATTCTCCCAAGAAACTGGTGGTAGTGTCTGTGTCTCCACAGTCCAGAGCTTCTTTAGCTGCAAGATTCAAACTGACTCCTTTAGACACGGCCAAGAAGCTGACCGCCTTCTTTAAGAATTTAG GGGTTCATTTTGTCTTTGACACAACTTTCTCCAGGAACTTCAGTTTGATGGAGAGTCAGCGAGAATTTCTGCAACGTTTCCAGAGACGAGCAGAAGATAAGAAGGCTTTGCCAATGTTAGCTGCTGCTTGCCCTG GTTGGATCTGCTATGCTGAAAAGACTCACGGGACTTTTATCACCCCACACATCAGCACCACGAGATCGCCCCAGCAGATCATGGGCTCCCTGGTTAAGGACCACTTTGCCAAGCAGCAG TGCCTAACCCCAGACCAAATCTACCATGTAACTGTGATGCCTTGCTATGATAAAAAGCTGGAAGCTTCCAGGCCAGATTTCTTCATTCAAGAGCACCAAACTCGTGAGGTTGACTGTGTAATTACCACAG GagaagtcttaaagttgctggatCAGGAGGGACTCTCCCTTCCTGAAGTGAATTCTGTGCCTTTGGATAGCAT GTTTGGCAGCCTTTTGGAAGAACAGCTCTTTGGCCATTATGGAGGTGGCTCTGGGGGCTACTTGGAGCACATATTCAAGTATGCAGCAAAGGAGCTCTTTGGCATTCCAGTGAAGGAACTTCACTACAAGATCCTGAA GGTGCTTAAATGGAGGGGGACAGATCAGAGCAGAAGGTGA
- the CIAO3 gene encoding cytosolic iron-sulfur assembly component 3 isoform X1 encodes MAAAFSGALQLTELDDFIGPSQECIKPIKVDKKHGKAAAKIHIEDDGTYFQIDQAGGSQKLEKAKITLNDCLACSGCITSAESVLITQQSHEELCKMLNANKASNSPKKLVVVSVSPQSRASLAARFKLTPLDTAKKLTAFFKNLGVHFVFDTTFSRNFSLMESQREFLQRFQRRAEDKKALPMLAAACPGWICYAEKTHGTFITPHISTTRSPQQIMGSLVKDHFAKQQCLTPDQIYHVTVMPCYDKKLEASRPDFFIQEHQTREVDCVITTGEVLKLLDQEGLSLPEVNSVPLDSMFGSLLEEQLFGHYGGGSGGYLEHIFKYAAKELFGIPVKELHYKILKNKDFQEVTLEKDGQTLLHFALAYGFRNIQNFVQKLKRGKLPYHYVEVMACPSGCLNGGGQIRAEGESSKDLFHHVETLYEMVQPEDPEMNKAIRDLYVQWLGGPTSAQAQKHLHTHYHAVEKASTGFNIKW; translated from the exons GAATGCATAAAACCAATCAAAGTTGACAAGAAACATGGGAAAGCAGCAGCTAAGATCCAtattgaagatgatggaacttactTCCAAATTGACCAg GCTGGAGGGTCACAAAAATTGGAAAAGGCCAAAATTACTCTCAATGACTGTTTGGCTTGCAGTGGCTGCATCACGTCGGCGGAGAGTGTCCTAATCACTCAGCAGAGCCATGAAGAGCTCTGCAAAATGTTAAATGCCAATAAG GCATCCAATTCTCCCAAGAAACTGGTGGTAGTGTCTGTGTCTCCACAGTCCAGAGCTTCTTTAGCTGCAAGATTCAAACTGACTCCTTTAGACACGGCCAAGAAGCTGACCGCCTTCTTTAAGAATTTAG GGGTTCATTTTGTCTTTGACACAACTTTCTCCAGGAACTTCAGTTTGATGGAGAGTCAGCGAGAATTTCTGCAACGTTTCCAGAGACGAGCAGAAGATAAGAAGGCTTTGCCAATGTTAGCTGCTGCTTGCCCTG GTTGGATCTGCTATGCTGAAAAGACTCACGGGACTTTTATCACCCCACACATCAGCACCACGAGATCGCCCCAGCAGATCATGGGCTCCCTGGTTAAGGACCACTTTGCCAAGCAGCAG TGCCTAACCCCAGACCAAATCTACCATGTAACTGTGATGCCTTGCTATGATAAAAAGCTGGAAGCTTCCAGGCCAGATTTCTTCATTCAAGAGCACCAAACTCGTGAGGTTGACTGTGTAATTACCACAG GagaagtcttaaagttgctggatCAGGAGGGACTCTCCCTTCCTGAAGTGAATTCTGTGCCTTTGGATAGCAT GTTTGGCAGCCTTTTGGAAGAACAGCTCTTTGGCCATTATGGAGGTGGCTCTGGGGGCTACTTGGAGCACATATTCAAGTATGCAGCAAAGGAGCTCTTTGGCATTCCAGTGAAGGAACTTCACTACAAGATCCTGAA AAACAAAGATTTTCAAGAGGTGACGCTGGAGAAGGATGGCCAGACTCTCCTGCACTTTGCCTTGGCATATGGATTTCGGAACATCCAGAACTTTGTGCAGAAACTGAAACGTGGAAAGTTGCCCTACCACTACGTTGAGGTGATGGCTTGTCCCTCAG GGTGCTTAAATGGAGGGGGACAGATCAGAGCAGAAGGTGAATCCAGCAAGGATCTGTTCCATCATGTGGAGACACTGTATGAAATGGTCCAGCCAGAAGACCCCGAGATGAACAAAGCTATCAGGGACCTCTATGTCCAGTGGCTTGGTGGCCCCACTTCTGCACAGGCTCAGAAGCACCTGCATACACATTACCATGCTGTGGAGAAAGCCAGCACAGGCTTTAATATTAAGTGGTAA
- the LOC134505176 gene encoding hydroxyacylglutathione hydrolase-like protein: MKVKVISILEDNYMYLIIEESTRHAIAVDAAVSKRLLEIIRREGITLKAVLTTHHHWDHARDNEELAKLYPGLEVYGGDERVGALTHRVTHEEELKFGSINVRCLLTPGHTTGHVCYFMWENDSLNAPAAFTGDTLLVGGCGRLLECTAKQLHKSLTEILGGLPKETKIFCGHEYTTRNLKFALKVEPENEFVKEKLIWAKLREDEDLPTVPSTLAEEFLYNPFLRILEEPVQKFTGKSAPVEAFAALCTARESFRKPKEQLNPRAVLAFEWGLFDPLLQK; encoded by the exons ATGAAGGTCAAAGTGATTTCAATTTTGGAAGATAATTACATGTACCTGATTATTGAAGAAAGCACTCGGCACGCCATTGCAGTGGATGCTGCTGTTTCCAAGCGG ctCCTAGAGATCATCCGAAGAGAAGGCATAACTCTGAAAGCTGTTCTGACCACCCATCATCACTG GGATCATGCAAGAGACAATGAAGAACTGGCCAAGCTTTATCCTGGCCTGGAGGTATATGGGGGAGACGAACGGGTAGGAGCTCTGACGCACCGAGTGACTCATGAGGAGGAATTAAAG TTTGGCAGCATCAATGTACGGTGCCTTCTCACTCCAGGCCACACTACAGGACATGTCTGCTACTTCATGTGGGAAAATGATTCTCTGAACGCTCCTGCAGCTTTCACAG GTGACACCTTACTTGTCGGTGGTTGTGGGAGACTCCTCGAATGCACGGCCAAACAGCTGCACAAGAGCCTGACAGAGATCCTTGGCGGGCTGCCAAAGGAGACA AAAATCTTCTGTGGTCATGAGTACACCACCCGGAATTTGAAATTTGCCTTAAAGGTGGAACCAGAGAACGAATTTGTCAAAGAGAAGCTCATTTGGGCTAAA CTCCGAGAGGATGAAGACCTTCCAACGGTGCCTTCTACACTGGCAGAGGAGTTCCTCTACAACCCTTTCCTTCGAATCTT GGAAGAACCTGTCCAGAAATTCACAGGCAAGTCTGCTCCCGTTGAGGCCTTTGCTGCTCTCTGCACAGCCAGAGAGAGCTTCCGGAAACCCAAAGAGCAGCTGAATCCTCGGGCCGTGCTGGCATTCGAGTGGGGGCTTTTTGATCCACTCCTGCAAAAGTGA